One Falco naumanni isolate bFalNau1 chromosome 15, bFalNau1.pat, whole genome shotgun sequence DNA segment encodes these proteins:
- the CEBPG gene encoding CCAAT/enhancer-binding protein gamma, translating to MSKTSQQNTATDANGVSVIHTQAHTSGLQQVPQLVPVSPGGGGKAVPPSKQGKKNSFVDRNSDEYRQRRERNNMAVKKSRLKSKQKAQDTLQRVNQLKEENERLEAKIKLLTKELSVLKDLFLEHAHNLADNVQPVGTETTTTDPENNGQ from the coding sequence ATGAGCAAGACATCCCAACAGAACACTGCTACAGATGCGAACGGAGTAAGCGTGATTCACACCCAAGCACACACCAGTGGTTTGCAGCAGGTTCCCCAGCTGGTGCCCGTTAGTCCTGGTGGTGGAGGCAAAGCTGTGCCTCCAAgcaaacagggaaagaaaaattcctttGTGGATAGAAACAGTGATGAATATCGTCAGCGCAGAGAGCGAAACAACATGGCAGTGAAAAAGAGTCGgctaaaaagcaagcagaaagcacaAGATACATTGCAAAGGGTCAACCagcttaaagaagaaaatgaacgTTTAGAAGCAAAAATTAAGCTCCTGACCAAGGAGTTGAGCGTACTGAAAGACTTGTTCCTTGAGCATGCGCACAATCTTGCAGACAATGTGCAACCTGTTGGCACTGAAACCACCACAACAGATCCAGAAAACAATGGACAGTAG